GCGGCATACCTTGATCGCTTATCCCTTACGAAAGAGCGAGTTTTTGACTTTGCTGAAGGGCTGCGAACGGTTGCAGCATTAAAAGATCCCGTCGGAGAAACGTTGTCAGAATGGACGCTTGAAAATGGGTTGAAAGTGAAAAATGTCCGTGTCCCTCTCGGGGTCATCGGAATGATATACGAAGCAAGGCCAAATGTTACCGTTGATGCAACCGGCCTTGCCCTTAAATCAGGAAATGCCATCGTGCTAAAAGGCGGGTCTTCTGCAATTTCGTCAAATAAAGCAATTGTATCCGTCATGCACGAAGCGCTGGAGAATACAAAAATCTCGCGAGATGCTGTTCAATTTATTGAAAGCACCGACCGAAGCGCCACAAAAGAGCTGTTTACGATGAAGCAGCACATTGATGTGTTAATCCCTCGCGGCGGAGGGGCATTGATCCAGGCGGTCGTTGAGAACGCTACGGTTCCCGTACTTGAGACGGGAGTTGGGAACTGTCATTTGTATATTGATCGCGAAGCAGACACAGAAAAAGCTATCAATATCATGGTGAATGCCAAAACTGACCGGCCTGCTGTGTGCAATGCGTTGGAAACATTGATCGTACATGAAGACTGGCTGAACGTAAACCATGAAGCATTGGCGAAGGCGTTCAAAGAGCATGGTATTCAGGTACATGGCGACGAAAAAGCTGTAAACGTGTTTCCTGAGGCGATTCCTGCTGAAGAAACAGATTGGAAAGACGAATATTTAAGCCTCGATATTGCAGTAAAAGTAGTGGAGAGCCTTGAAGAAGCTGTTGCCCACATTGATCAGTATGGGACAAAGCATTCGGAAGCGATCGTAACAGAAAACGATCAAACCGCTCTTTTCTTCATGAACGTTGTAGACGCAGCAGCTCTTTATCATAATGCTTCTACCCGATTTACTGACGGAGGAGCGCTGGGCTTTGGTGCAGAAATCGGCATTTCTACGCAAAAGCTTCATGCCCGTGGTCCAATGGGATTACCGGCGCTGACAACCAGTAAGTATTTAATGGTTGGAAACGGACAAACGAGATAAAGTGAATCAGTGGGGGTTCATCTCCCGCTGATTTTGTTAATGGGAATTGTTTTTTTAGCTCCGAATAGGAATTCGGGGCTTTTTAAATTGCTAATAAACTTTAGTAAAGTTGTAACAAAATGAAAGGAAAATATATGAAAAAATTTTCACGCTTACTTGTTCTTATTTTACTTGGAATTTACTTATGTGTTCTTACAAAGGTAATATTAATTAAATCCTTACACCTGGTAGACTTTTCCAAAGTCATTTTCAGTTTTCATACAAGAGGGACAGTAAATCTAATCCCTTTTCGTACAATTTCTAATTACCTGTTTGCAGATATCAACTTAAATATCATAATTGAAAATCTTGTGGGGAATATTCTCGCTTTCTGTCCTCTTGGTATCTTATTGCCTTTTCTTTCGAATAGGTTCCATAAGTGGAGGACGATATTGCTTTCAGGCCTAGCCGTAAGCTTGTTCTATGAGATAATCCAATTCACTACCGCCTTGGGAAGCTTTGATGTTGATGACTTGATTTTGAATGTAACGGGAGCCGCACTGGGCTTTTTGCCGGTGAAAGCTGTCCTTTCCATCCGTCAGAGACAATCGAAATAGTGAATCCCATTTATCCCGCATAAACGCGCAGTAAAACCCCCAGTGATTGTAAGTTTCACTTTATAGACAAAATGTAATCGGAGTGCTAAATTAAAGGATATTGTATAAAATTTAACAGTAGGGGTGCTGGAAGTGGTTGAGCAAAAGGAACAGACTGCAGGGGTCATCGCCGGCTCACTGGCTTATTTGATTTGGGGAGTATTGCCGATTTATTGGAAGCTGGCGGGCGGTGTCGATTCAGCGGAAGTTTTGGCAAACCGTATTGTTTGGTCATTTGTTTTTATGATTGTCCTGCTTTTATGTCTGGGCAAGCTGTCGGGTACATATAAGGAATCAAAAAGTGTGTTTTCGAACAAAAAAAGATTCCTGGCAATAACTGCGGCATCGGCTTTGATTACGTTAAACTGGTTTATTTTTATTTTCGTTGTTCATAGCGATCATGTCATAGATGCGAGTTTAGGATATTATATCAATCCGCTGATGAACATTGTTTTGGCAACAATATTTCTTAAAGAGCGATTGACTAAGGCAGAAACAGTTTCAGTCGTTTTAGCCACAATCGGTGTCATTATTCTTTCGATTCATCATGGAGCTATACCTTGGTCGTCATTGGCTATGGCTTTGACTTTCAGCCTTTACGGATTAATTAAGAAGGTACTTCCGATCGGTGCGTGGTCGGGATTAACGATTGAAACATTATTAATTACTCCGTTTGCCCTTCTCTATTTGTTTATCGTTCCAAGCCGTGGATTTATGGCTTATGACACTGGGACACTATTCGTCTTAATAGGTGCTGGTATTGTAACAGCAGTACCGTTATTGCTGTTTGCCCTGGGTGCAAAGAAAATTTCGTTTTCCTTGATCGGGTTTTTGCAGTATATTGCACCGACTATGATGCTGGTATTGGGTGTTTTTCTATTTCATGAACCGTTTGACGAGACACAATTGCTTGCTTTCATATGGATTTGGGTTGCACTCATCCTTTTTACTGCTTCGCGTACGGCTGCTGCTTCCAGATTGAAGAAAGAGGCTGGAGCTGTAAGACAAAACATGGGTGGATAGAAAGAAATTACGGCGGATATATTCTCGAGATGATCGGATCAAATCAACCATACTGCAGATAAAAAAGGAGCATTAATTTGCTCCTTTTTGCATGGTCTTCATTATTTATACTCAGGCAGCCAGTCACCGTGGGCTGCGAATAAATCGTCGCACATAGAGACGATATCCTGAAGCGAAAGCTCGGCGCTTGTATGTGGATCGAGCATGGCCGCTTGGTATACGTGCTCTTTCTTCAGCGTAACGGCAGCTTCAATCGTTAGTAGTTGGGTATTAATATGGGTGCGATTCAGGGCGGCAAGCTGTTCAGGGAGCTCGCCGACATAGCACGGCGTGATTTGGTTGCGGTCTGCAAGGCACGGGGCTTCCACGACCGCTTTATCCGGAAGGTTCGTGATCAATCCTGTATTTAATACGTTTCCTCCGAATTTAAAGGGAACATTGGTCTCCATCGCTTCGATAATCCTTGAGCCGTATTCCCTCGACCGTTCATGGGTCAAACTGCTGTTATTCGTAATTTCGTCCCGCATCGTCTCCCAATCGTTAATTTGTTTTTCGCATCTTCGCGGATATTCATCTAAAGGAATGTTTAATTTCTCAATTAGATCAGGATAATTGCGTTTGATAAAATAAGGGTGGTATTCGGCATTATGCTCTGAGGATTCGGTGACATAATAACCGAACTTATCCATAAGCTCGAAACGGACCATATCGTGATGTAGTGTTTTTTGCTTTTCTTTTGCACGCTGCTTAATTTCCGGATATAAGTCTTTGCCGTCCTTTTTAATGTCCAAAAGCCAAGCCATATGGTTGATTCCGGCAATTCGTTCCTCAATTCCTTCACGATCCATGTCCAGCAGTTCAAATAATTCCTTCGTGCAAACCTGGACGCTGTGGCAAAGCCCGACTGACTTAACGTTAGTGTATCGAAGCATGGCTCCGGTTAATGCTGCCATTGGATTGGTATAGTTGAAAAACCATGCATCGGGACAAACCTCCTCCATATCTTTCGCGATATCGAATAAGACAGGTATCGTCCGCAGGGAGCGAAATATTCCTCCGATTCCCACGGTATCCGCAATTGTCTGCTGCAGCCCGTATTTTTTGGGAATCTCAAAATCTATCACTGTACTAGGCTTGTAACCTCCGACTTGAATGGCATTGATTACATATTTCGCCTGATGCAAAGCTTCTTTTCGATCATCGTAAGCTTTGATCGAAATGGTTGGATTATATTTTTCTTTTAAATGAGTCAGCATTTGTCTCGATTCATTTAAGCGTTTGGCATCAATATCAAATAAGGCAAATTCAAATCCGTTTAGTGCTTCAACCATCAAACAGTCACCAAGTACATTTTTTGCAAAAATTGTGCTTCCAGCCCCGATAAAAGTGATTTTTTTCATCTTTTTGATACCTCCTGAAATGTTAGCCTTTAACTGCCCCTGAGGATAGCCCGGCAATAAAGTACTTTTGTAGAAACAAGAAAAGCAGAGTCATTGGCAGCATTGCCATTAGTGAAGCAGCAGCGACCAAGTGTAAATTGTTTGCATTTTGGCCAAAAAAGCCAGCGATGGCAACCGTCAACGTTTGTACTTCCTTGCTTTGCAGGAAGAAAATCGCAAATTGGTAATCATTCCAGATAAAAACGCTTGATATAATACAAACGGTTGCTGTGATTGGTTTTAATAACGGAAAAACGACTCGGAAAAAGATGCCGATCATACTTGCTCCATCCATTCGCGCCGCTTCCTCCAACTCTTTAGGCACGGATGAGCGGATAAAACCTGCGTAAAGAAAAATTGTCAATGGCAAAAAGGAAGCCGCGTTAACTAGTACAGCAATTAAATGAGTGTTCATGAGCCCGGCATCGACAACCATTCGATACAAAGGAACCATCGATGTCAAAGGAGGTATGATCATTATTGATATGAACAAAGCATAAACCATTTTATTGAGCTTTGTTGACCTTCGTGCCAACGGATAGGCAGCGAGCGAACCTGCAAAGACTAAAAGAAGAGCGGCGGCCGCGGTTATGATGATCGTATTGACGAATGATTGGCCGAGTCCAGCTTTCTCCCATGCCTCCAAGAAGTTACTGAAGGAAAAATAGTCGGGAAGAAGCCATTTTGAACTGTAATCACCCTTCGCTTTTAAGGCGGTCGTAATCAAAATATAAAAAGGGATAAAATGAACGATTGTAACTGCCGCAGCAAGAATCGCGAACGATATTTTTTTCTTCTTTTTCATCAGGCCTCAATCTCCTTCCTCTTAAAGTAAATAAGAGCCGCGAAACTGATAATCAAGATGATGAACGCCATAAAGATACCTTGAGTTGCTGCATAGCCAGCATCCTGCCTTCTGAAATAGAGGTTGTACATAAACGTTGACATCGATTGTGATGCATTGCCGGGACCGCCGCCTGTTAAAGCAAAAATTACATCAAACAATTTCAACCCGCCAATAATATTAATAACCGCATTGATCGTAATCGCTGGCATTAACAACGGAAGAGTGATGTTCCGAAATTGCTGAAACGTGCTTGCGCCGTCAATTTGGGCTGCCTCATAATAATCCTTCGGAATGCTCTGCAACCCGGCGAGATAGACGATCATAGCGATGCCCACATATTGGTACGTATTAATCATGACGATGATAAGCGGATTTGCTTCAGGAATGGCCAGTGCGTTAATCGGACCCAAACCGAAAACTTGCAGCAAATCATTCAAGGCTCCTCCGTCGAAGGAGAAAAAGAAATACCAGATATAGCCCATTATTAAGGGGCTGATAATGACGGGGAGGTAAACGATCGTCCTGGTAATCGCTTTCATTTTTAGGCTTTGATTGAGTAGAAGGGCATAAAGCAATCCAACGGCATTTTGTAAAATTGTGCTGCCTAATCCATAGAGAAGTGTATTTTTTAAAATTAACCAGGTATCACTATCAGTTAGAAGCCTTTTATACTGTTCAAGTCCCACCCACTGGTATCCTTGGGAAAAGCCATTCCAATTTGAAAAGGAGATGCTTACACCTTTTAAAAAAGGATAGATCATAAAGACAATGACCAAGATCAAGGCGGGCAGATACATCCACCATAGAGAGGACGTTTTTGGAAACTTCACTTGGTATTGTTTCTTTGCCGAAGAAAGCTTTTTCTCAGTGATGATCTGACTCATTGCTCCTCACCTCACAATCCATACATATTATTTATTTCTTAATCTGAGATATTCTTCACGCATCTTTTTTGAAACATCTTCAGGTGTTTTCATCCCTGCAAGAAGCTCCTGTCCGGTGGTACCCATGACATCCCACATGCCGTTCGGCAAATAAACACGGTCAAAGTAAGGCTCTACACGTACATGTTCATATCTCTTATAAGACTCAGAATAATAAATTTCTGCCTCGACATTGGTTAGCGCAGAAGGAAGGGAAGTAGCTTCCGCCATCTTTTTTGCATTTTCCGGTTCAGCGATAAATGCTAGAAACTGCTTTGCTTCATCCAAATGCCGAGAATCCTTCCAAGCGGCTAATGTGTGTCTTTCTCCTCCAATCCAGCTTGGTTCGTCTCCTTCGTGTAGAGCGGGGTTCGGCATGATTCCCAGCTGTACTTCTGGATTCACGTTCGCAACATCTTGTCCCAGAGAACCTCCGCTTATCGTAAATGCAATCTTGTTTTGCGCCATTAAATCAATCAGCTGTGAAGGTTTGGCTGTAACAGCATCAACATTTAATAGTTTCTGATCGTTCATTTCTTTAAGGATAGCAGGCAGAGCTGTATAGTTGGGCCAATCAAATGTACCATTCTTCAAGCTCTCCCGACGGTCATGTTTTTTGTCAGTAATTAATAGAGGTGTCGCAAATTGATCAAAGAATTGGGCAATTGAACTTTTATCGTAGCCTGCAAACCAAAAGGGTACAACTTCACCATTGCTTTTTTCTTTTACCGATTTCATCGCTGTCATAAATTCGTCGATGGTTTCTGGAGGCTCAATGTGGTACTTATCCAGCAATGTCTTGTTGTAGGTGATTCCGTCTTTCGCTTGATTTAACGGCAAGGCATAGACTTTACCGTTCTCATCCTTTAAGATTTGATCGAGATTAGGATCCAAGTTTTGCACCCAATCCATATCCTGCAGGTCGGCGGTGTACTCTCCATAACGAAGCTTTCCCCAGCCGTGGGTATCAAAAAGGTCAGGTAAATCGTTTGCTGCCATTTTGACCCGAAGCATATTTTCATACTCTTCTCCCGGAAAATTCATATCGATATGGATATTAGGATGCTCTTTTTCGTAATCAGCCACAATGCTACTAAGCATTTCTCGTTCGCTATCATTGACGATACTGCTGTAAAGAGATAGAACAGTTTTTCCTTCCTGTTCACTGCTTGTTTCCTGTGAACATCCTGCAGCAACGCCTATACATAAGAGCAAGGCCAGTAAAAGCGCAATTTTTTTCATTGGTCATCTCCTCCCATAATATTAAGCGCTTACAAAATGATGATACAATCACCTCCTTAAATGGAGAGAACGGTTAGTCCGTCCTCTTGCTTCCACAGCTTTCCCGGATAATTAAATTTGTCGCTACTTTTACCTGCAATGGAATCGTTCTACCGTTCATTCGGTCCAGCAAGAGTTTGACGCCGGTTCTTCCCATTTCTTTCATATGCACATTCACAGTCGTTAACGGAATGCTTGCAAACTCAGCTGCATCAATCCCGTTGAAGCTGACGATAGCGAGATCCTGCGGAACTTTTATTTGCTGTTCGTGCAAGGCTCGTAGTGCGCCAATTGCCATCGAGTCGCTTCCGATAAAAAAAGCATCAGGCAATTTTCCTTTTTCGATTGCCTTTTTCATTAATCCATAGCCTTGAAACATATTGTATTCACCAATATGGATATGCTCTTGGCTGTCAATCTTTTTTTCTTTGGAAAATTGCCGGAAAGTGGTCAGTCGTTTATCCTCAATGATTTTTGTCGTTGTTTGATTATTTTTAGTATAAAAATGCTCTTTCTCTTTACCGCCGATATAGCCTAACGTTTGATAGCCGATAGATAGAAGGTGCTCCAGAGCCTGCCTGGTAGCCGTTTCAAAGTCGATGAAGACAGAATCGCAGCTATCGTCTTTCGTCGTATGATTGATAAAGACAATGTTATTCAATGAAGAACTGATGCGAGCCAAGCTTTCCATACTGATCCTTCCGATAACAATCAGGCCGTCGAGGTCACGGATCGCCTGATTCATAAGGAGCGTGCTTAGATGGATGGTTTTCGTAATAAAAATACCATTTTCATAGCATTCCTTTTCGATTCCCTGTCTTATGGAATAATAGAATGGATCGTTAAGCTCTTCTTCCTGGGTCATACTAACGACCATGCCGATCCGTAATTCACTGGGGACCGAAGTTTGGGAGTGCTTTCTTTTCCCGCGTGCTTTTTCATAGCCAAGATTTTTAGCTGTCTTCAAAATTCGTTCTCTTGTTTTTTCTGTAACTGATAGGGAACGATCGTCGCTAAGTACTCTTGACACGGTGGCTGTGGATACATTGGCCATAGAAGCGATATCTTTTATTGTAGCCATACAAGCGCCTCCTCTCATGAATCATTTACTAAAGATAAACATAACCGCTTTTAAAAGAATAGAAGTTATCCGAAAATTTACTAAATTGATAGTAACATTTTTAGTAAACGTTTTCAATATTTTTTGAAAAATAGATTCCTTTTAATAAATAATTCACTTGCAATATTGTATGTAAGCGCTGTATTTGCTACTATATATTTAGTAAAAATTTTATTGAATAAGGGAGAGATGGTCATGCTTCAAACAGTTATAAGAGCGTTTAGAGATATATTTCCTGAATCAAATGAAGAGACGAAACTATTTTTTTCTCCGGGAAGAGTCAATTTAATCGGTGAGCATACCGATTATAATGGCGGACATGTATTCCCATGCGCCCTTAATATAGGAACTTATGCTGCAGCCAGATTACGACAGGATAACCAGGTGAATTTGTACAGTACGAATTTTCCGGATCAGCCAGTTTCTTTTCTGCTTGATGAGCTTTTTTACAAAGAAAAGGATGGCTGGGGGAATTATACGAAAGGTGTTCTGGCTGCGTTTATCGATCAAGGCTATAAAATTGGAAAGGGGCTTGATCTATTATTCTACGGAAATATTCCGAATGGAGCCGGTCTATCGTCCTCTGCTTCGTTAGAGCTCGCTGTTTCCGTCGTACTGAACAACTTTTTTTCATTGTCGGTCGACCCGGTACACATGGCGAAATTAAGCCAAAAGGCGGAAAACGAATTTGTAGGGATGAATTGTGGGATTATGGATCAATTCGCTGTAGCCATGGGAAAGAAAGACCATGCGGTACGCTTAAACTGCCAAACGATGGAGTATCAATACAGCCCTCTTACCCTGACGAATGAGTCTATCATCATCGCAAACACGAATAAGCGCCGGGAACTCTCCGATTCGAAGTATAATGAACGCAGGGAGGAATGCGAACGTGCACTAGCTGCCTTGCAAACCAAGCTGGATATCCGTTCGCTTGGCGACGTAACGATCGAGCAGTTTGAAGAGAACCAGCACCTCATTGTAAATCCAACAGACCGTAAGAGGGCAAAACACGCTGTTTATGAAAATATCCGAACTATTCAGGCGGTTGATCTTTTAAACAAAGGTGATATTCAAGGATTTGGACAGTTAATGAACCAATCTCACTTGTCACTTCGAGATGATTATGAAGTGTCAGGGAGGGAGTTGGATGCTCTTGCAGAGGCGGCATGGATGCAGGATGGCGTTATCGGATCGCGGATGACAGGAGCAGGATTTGGCGGCTGCACAGTGAGTATCGTGAAAAATGAGAAAATTGAATCATTTAAAGAGAATGTTGGTTTGCTTTATAAGAAGGAAACTGGGCTCGAAGCAGATTTTTATCTCGTTGAAACCGGAAACGGCGCAGGAGAAATTTTCAATACCGAAAATAGTGTACTTTAGGGGCTGTTAGCTATGAATATCGATATTTACCAACAAATTGAGAAGCTGATTCAATACGGTATCAACAAAAAATTAATTACGAAATGGGATATAGATGCAGTTCGCAATACTTTTTTAGATGTTCTGAAGCTTGATGACTATCAAGATCCTGCAGACGTAGTGCCTCCGAAGGAAGACAGCCCTGCTGAAATTCTTGGGAGCATTCTTGATTGGAGTGCGGAAAATGGTTTGCTCGAAGCAGATACTGTTACTTATCGGGATTTGTTCGACACCCGCCTGATGGCTTGTTTTGTTCCGTTTCCTTCTGAAGTCAACCGCCGTTTTTTTGACACGTATGAGAAGGAAGGAGCGAAGGCAGCAACGGCATGGTATTATCAGTTTTCTAGAGATATTAATTATATTCGGACCGACCGGATTCGAAAAAATCAAGACTGGACCTCACAAACGGAATATGGAGATATGCAGATCACGATTAATTTATCAAAGCCGGAAAAAGACATAAAAGCAATAGCTGCCGCAAAGGATATGAAGGAGGTTTCATATCCAAAGTGTCTATTATGTAAAGAAAATACCGGCTACGCGGGAAGAGTGAATCATCCGGCGCGGCAAAATCTTAGAATCATTCCAGTGGAACTTGGCGGGGAGCAGTGGTTTTTACAATTCTCCCCGTATGTCTATTACCACGAGCATGCTATTATTTTTGCTGCTGACCATGCTCCAATGACGATAGAGCGAAAAACGTTCGACCGGTTATTTGAATTCGTCAGACAGTATCCTCATTATTTCATCGGATCAAACGCCGATTTGCCAATTGTCGGAGGCTCCATTTTGTCCCACGAACACTTTCAAGGCGGGTATCATGAATTCCCCATGGCAAAGGCGGAAATAGAAAGAGAATTTACTTTTAAAGGATATCCAGGAGTAACAGCGGGAACAGTGAAATGGCCAATGTCTGTGATCCGTTTAAGGGGAAAAGACGCAGGCGAGCTCGCGAAAATTTCAGAGCTCGTATTGGAAAAATGGAAGAATTACAGTGATGAACAGAACCACATTCGGGCCTTTTCAGGAGAAACCCGGCACAACACCGTGACACCGATTGCCAGAATGCGTGATGAAGAATTTGAAATTGATCTTGTGTTAAGGAACAATCGCACGAACGAAGAGTATCCATCCGGTATTTTCCATCCTCACGAGGAAGTCCATCACATTAAGAAAGAAAATATCGGCTTGATCGAAGTCATGGGCCTTGCCATCCTGCCCGGCCGTTTGCTGGATGAAATGGCGCTGCTTGCGAAACATATATGCGATGAAAATTTTGAAGAAAAAATTGATCCAAGCGTAGAAAAACATCTAACGTGGGCAAAAGAAGTAAAACGTAACCACCCTGAACTTAAGAAAGAAAACGCATCTGCTATTTTAAAAGATGAAATCGGAAAGGTATTCAGCACCATATTAGAGCATGCCGGCGTTTTTAAGCGGGATGAAGAAGGACAGAAAGGATTTGCGCGATTTATAGATTTTGTGACTGAGGATTGAGATGTATCCCTCTGCATGTGGTGCAGGGGGATTTTATTTTTGTTTGGGAAACTATAATAACTGGACCTGTGGATATTTGTTCTGTGGTCGATTTTTCGGAGAATTTGTCGAAAAATCGATATATTGTTATTTTCGCCGATATATCGAAATTATCGCCGATAAGATAAACAGCCATCATTTTGCTTTCGATGGAATGTGGAAGACGTCAAGCAATGTAATTTCGTCAGGCTTTCTTGTGAAGCGTATGCAGCCAATTTGTTCCTTGAAAATAATGTAAAAAGTGTTTGACATAACAAATTGCTAAGGATACGATTGGAATGTAAAAAGTTTTTTACATAATAAGAGGTGAGAGAGATGAATTTGTTGCTTTTCTTTCTAATTCCGCTTTTATCAATTGCTATTACTGCATGGTGTACAGGATCGAAAGAATATGGATTTGGACCCAATGATGATGAAAGAAAACAAAAAATTAAACAAAAATCAGTTGTTCAAAGCTGGTCTGCATTAGTCCTATTTTTCATAACAAACTTCCTAATCGATTTATTTCACCTCAGAGATGAACGCCTCCAAGATATTCCCTTTCTTTATCCCGAGCTATTATATTTAATCATTTT
This window of the Bacillus gobiensis genome carries:
- the galT gene encoding UDP-glucose--hexose-1-phosphate uridylyltransferase, with protein sequence MNIDIYQQIEKLIQYGINKKLITKWDIDAVRNTFLDVLKLDDYQDPADVVPPKEDSPAEILGSILDWSAENGLLEADTVTYRDLFDTRLMACFVPFPSEVNRRFFDTYEKEGAKAATAWYYQFSRDINYIRTDRIRKNQDWTSQTEYGDMQITINLSKPEKDIKAIAAAKDMKEVSYPKCLLCKENTGYAGRVNHPARQNLRIIPVELGGEQWFLQFSPYVYYHEHAIIFAADHAPMTIERKTFDRLFEFVRQYPHYFIGSNADLPIVGGSILSHEHFQGGYHEFPMAKAEIEREFTFKGYPGVTAGTVKWPMSVIRLRGKDAGELAKISELVLEKWKNYSDEQNHIRAFSGETRHNTVTPIARMRDEEFEIDLVLRNNRTNEEYPSGIFHPHEEVHHIKKENIGLIEVMGLAILPGRLLDEMALLAKHICDENFEEKIDPSVEKHLTWAKEVKRNHPELKKENASAILKDEIGKVFSTILEHAGVFKRDEEGQKGFARFIDFVTED